A genomic region of Brienomyrus brachyistius isolate T26 chromosome 6, BBRACH_0.4, whole genome shotgun sequence contains the following coding sequences:
- the slc39a5 gene encoding zinc transporter ZIP10 isoform X5, which produces MNMILFRMTPEKKPLEQDTSMKLLKSRGLQRLLGSLGLGEVSVLEIRQQDAKDGPPAASYAHSHPPASSSGVSHWDRSLPDGIAWEEGRAASNVLNGGKHLDSGNERKDHFRPSSLALPSPGRSQSETPYFAPDHPTKNHLHGNCLNVTQLLWNFGLGQASHITPSHFTFLCPALLHQIDSRVCLRHTEEDVVEEESGVLFLTALGWGSLALTLISLPSLLALGAVPLLTPALLQSLLCPMVALAVGTLCGDALLHLLPHANSGSHSASGMQNSVLKGLCVLAGLYLLFLVESIMELHRHHKNENKEPHNSAQNATQARELVALQGENSVEESRPTESSNEADFEHRHEHPAPRHSGMASLVWMVVTGDGIHNFTDGLAIGTAFSRSLAGGLSTTVAVFCHELPHELGDFAVLLAAGWPIRRLLLFSGMSAALGLLGLAVGTVLGHHLAQFSPWILAVTAGVFLHVALTDMMPEMLHGECGPVAPLTCFLLQNVGLVAGVGIMLCIALFEEDIALSLGDG; this is translated from the exons ATGAATATGATTTTGTTTCGAATGACACCAGAGAAGAAGCCACTGGAACAGGATACCTCGATGAAGCTTTTGAAGAGCAG GGGCCTTCAGAGGCTGCTGGGCAGCCTGGGCCTGGGGGAGGTCAGTGTGCTGGAAATAAGGCAGCAGGATGCGAAGGATGGCCCCCCAGCCGCCTCGTACGCCCACTCTCATCCACCTGCCTCTTCCAGCGGAGTATCGCACTGGGACAG AAGCTTGCCAGATGGGATTGCATGGGAGGAGGGCAGAGCTGCTTCCAATGTCCTGAATGGCGGAAAACATTTGGACAGTGGAAATGAAAGGAAGGATCATTTTAGGCCGTCCTCTCTCGCCCTTCCCAGCCCTGGACGATCACAGTCTGAAACCCCATACTTTGCCCCCGATCACCCCACGAAAAACCATCTTCACGGGAAT TGCTTGAATGTCACTCAACTGCTGTGGAATTTTGGCCTTGGACAAGCCTCACATATCACCCCGTCGCATTTTACGTTCCTGTGCCCCGCTCTCCTACACCAGATTGACAGCAGGGTCTGTCTACGACATACAGAAGAGGATGTTGTAGAAGAGGAGAGCGGCGTGCTTTTCCTTACAG CTTTGGGGTGGGGTTCTCTGGCTCTAACTCTGATTAGTCTGCCGTCCCTGCTGGCCCTGGGGGCGGTGCCCCTGCTGACCCCAGCCCTCCTACAAAGCCTCCTTTGCCCGATGGTGGCCTTGGCTGTGGGCACACTGTGTGGGGATGCCCTGCTACACCTTCTTCCTCAT GCAAACTCGGGGTCTCACTCTGCCTCGGGGATGCAGAATTCAGTGCTGAAGGGCCTGTGCGTGTTGGCAGGGCTCTATCTGCTCTTCCTGGTTGAGAGCATTATGGAGCTACACCGCCACCATAAG AATGAAAACAAGGAACCGCATAATTCAGCCCAAAATGCGACACAGGCGCGGGAGCTGGTCGCACTGCAGG GTGAGAACTCTGTGGAAGAATCCCGGCCCACTGAAAGCTCAAATGAGGCTGACTTTGAACATAGACACGAACATCCAGCCCCAAGGCATTCTGGGATGGCCAGTCtggtgtggatggtggtcacAGGGGATGGGATTCACAACTTTACCGATGGACTAGCTATTG GAACGGCTTTCTCACGGAGCCTGGCTGGGGGTCTGAGCACCACTGTGGCCGTGTTCTGCCACGAGCTGCCTCATGAGCTGG GCGACTTTGCGGTTCTGCTGGCGGCTGGCTGGCCCATTCGGAGGCTGCTTCTCTTCAGTGGGATGTCAGCGGCACTGGGACTCCTGGGCCTGGCGGTGGGCACTGTCCTGGGCCACCACTTGGCGCAGTTCTCCCCCTGGATCCTGGCAGTAACGGCTGGCGTCTTCCTGCACGTGGCACTCACTGATATG ATGCCTGAAATGCTGCATGGAGAATGTGGGCCAGTGGCACCGCTGACCTGCTTCCTTCTGCAGAATGTGGGCCTGGTGGCTGGGGTGGGCATCATGCTCTGCATTGCGCTCTTTGAAGAAGACATCGCCTTGAGCCTAGGGGACGGCTGA
- the slc39a5 gene encoding zinc transporter ZIP10 isoform X3: protein MLLLLRCWMCLCLAAVPRTQIFCFKVNSTSSMEWSRPTLSTEKHHRHEYDFVSNDTREEATGTGYLDEAFEEQGYYLRRLFLQYGENGTLSYRGLQRLLGSLGLGEVSVLEIRQQDAKDGPPAASYAHSHPPASSSGVSHWDRSLPDGIAWEEGRAASNVLNGGKHLDSGNERKDHFRPSSLALPSPGRSQSETPYFAPDHPTKNHLHGNCLNVTQLLWNFGLGQASHITPSHFTFLCPALLHQIDSRVCLRHTEEDVVEEESGVLFLTALGWGSLALTLISLPSLLALGAVPLLTPALLQSLLCPMVALAVGTLCGDALLHLLPHANSGSHSASGMQNSVLKGLCVLAGLYLLFLVESIMELHRHHKNENKEPHNSAQNATQARELVALQGENSVEESRPTESSNEADFEHRHEHPAPRHSGMASLVWMVVTGDGIHNFTDGLAIGTAFSRSLAGGLSTTVAVFCHELPHELGDFAVLLAAGWPIRRLLLFSGMSAALGLLGLAVGTVLGHHLAQFSPWILAVTAGVFLHVALTDMMPEMLHGECGPVAPLTCFLLQNVGLVAGVGIMLCIALFEEDIALSLGDG, encoded by the exons ATGTTGCTCTTGCTGAGATGCTGGATGTGTCTCTGTCTGGCTGCCGTTCCACGCACACAAATCTTCTGCTTCAAAGTAAATTCTACCTCAAGCATGGAATGGAGCAGGCCTACGCTTTCAACAGAAAAACACCACAGGCATGAATATGATTTTGTTTCGAATGACACCAGAGAAGAAGCCACTGGAACAGGATACCTCGATGAAGCTTTTGAAGAGCAG GGCTACTACCTACGGAGACTGTTCCTGCAATATGGTGAGAATGGCACCCTCTCCTACAGGGGCCTTCAGAGGCTGCTGGGCAGCCTGGGCCTGGGGGAGGTCAGTGTGCTGGAAATAAGGCAGCAGGATGCGAAGGATGGCCCCCCAGCCGCCTCGTACGCCCACTCTCATCCACCTGCCTCTTCCAGCGGAGTATCGCACTGGGACAG AAGCTTGCCAGATGGGATTGCATGGGAGGAGGGCAGAGCTGCTTCCAATGTCCTGAATGGCGGAAAACATTTGGACAGTGGAAATGAAAGGAAGGATCATTTTAGGCCGTCCTCTCTCGCCCTTCCCAGCCCTGGACGATCACAGTCTGAAACCCCATACTTTGCCCCCGATCACCCCACGAAAAACCATCTTCACGGGAAT TGCTTGAATGTCACTCAACTGCTGTGGAATTTTGGCCTTGGACAAGCCTCACATATCACCCCGTCGCATTTTACGTTCCTGTGCCCCGCTCTCCTACACCAGATTGACAGCAGGGTCTGTCTACGACATACAGAAGAGGATGTTGTAGAAGAGGAGAGCGGCGTGCTTTTCCTTACAG CTTTGGGGTGGGGTTCTCTGGCTCTAACTCTGATTAGTCTGCCGTCCCTGCTGGCCCTGGGGGCGGTGCCCCTGCTGACCCCAGCCCTCCTACAAAGCCTCCTTTGCCCGATGGTGGCCTTGGCTGTGGGCACACTGTGTGGGGATGCCCTGCTACACCTTCTTCCTCAT GCAAACTCGGGGTCTCACTCTGCCTCGGGGATGCAGAATTCAGTGCTGAAGGGCCTGTGCGTGTTGGCAGGGCTCTATCTGCTCTTCCTGGTTGAGAGCATTATGGAGCTACACCGCCACCATAAG AATGAAAACAAGGAACCGCATAATTCAGCCCAAAATGCGACACAGGCGCGGGAGCTGGTCGCACTGCAGG GTGAGAACTCTGTGGAAGAATCCCGGCCCACTGAAAGCTCAAATGAGGCTGACTTTGAACATAGACACGAACATCCAGCCCCAAGGCATTCTGGGATGGCCAGTCtggtgtggatggtggtcacAGGGGATGGGATTCACAACTTTACCGATGGACTAGCTATTG GAACGGCTTTCTCACGGAGCCTGGCTGGGGGTCTGAGCACCACTGTGGCCGTGTTCTGCCACGAGCTGCCTCATGAGCTGG GCGACTTTGCGGTTCTGCTGGCGGCTGGCTGGCCCATTCGGAGGCTGCTTCTCTTCAGTGGGATGTCAGCGGCACTGGGACTCCTGGGCCTGGCGGTGGGCACTGTCCTGGGCCACCACTTGGCGCAGTTCTCCCCCTGGATCCTGGCAGTAACGGCTGGCGTCTTCCTGCACGTGGCACTCACTGATATG ATGCCTGAAATGCTGCATGGAGAATGTGGGCCAGTGGCACCGCTGACCTGCTTCCTTCTGCAGAATGTGGGCCTGGTGGCTGGGGTGGGCATCATGCTCTGCATTGCGCTCTTTGAAGAAGACATCGCCTTGAGCCTAGGGGACGGCTGA
- the slc39a5 gene encoding zinc transporter ZIP5 isoform X2, with translation MELRKRMLLLLRCWMCLCLAAVPRTQIFCFKVNSTSSMEWSRPTLSTEKHHRHEYDFVSNDTREEATGTGYLDEAFEEQGYYLRRLFLQYGENGTLSYRGLQRLLGSLGLGEVSVLEIRQQDAKDGPPAASYAHSHPPASSSGVSHWDSLPDGIAWEEGRAASNVLNGGKHLDSGNERKDHFRPSSLALPSPGRSQSETPYFAPDHPTKNHLHGNCLNVTQLLWNFGLGQASHITPSHFTFLCPALLHQIDSRVCLRHTEEDVVEEESGVLFLTALGWGSLALTLISLPSLLALGAVPLLTPALLQSLLCPMVALAVGTLCGDALLHLLPHANSGSHSASGMQNSVLKGLCVLAGLYLLFLVESIMELHRHHKNENKEPHNSAQNATQARELVALQGENSVEESRPTESSNEADFEHRHEHPAPRHSGMASLVWMVVTGDGIHNFTDGLAIGTAFSRSLAGGLSTTVAVFCHELPHELGDFAVLLAAGWPIRRLLLFSGMSAALGLLGLAVGTVLGHHLAQFSPWILAVTAGVFLHVALTDMMPEMLHGECGPVAPLTCFLLQNVGLVAGVGIMLCIALFEEDIALSLGDG, from the exons ATGGAGTTACGGAA GAGAATGTTGCTCTTGCTGAGATGCTGGATGTGTCTCTGTCTGGCTGCCGTTCCACGCACACAAATCTTCTGCTTCAAAGTAAATTCTACCTCAAGCATGGAATGGAGCAGGCCTACGCTTTCAACAGAAAAACACCACAGGCATGAATATGATTTTGTTTCGAATGACACCAGAGAAGAAGCCACTGGAACAGGATACCTCGATGAAGCTTTTGAAGAGCAG GGCTACTACCTACGGAGACTGTTCCTGCAATATGGTGAGAATGGCACCCTCTCCTACAGGGGCCTTCAGAGGCTGCTGGGCAGCCTGGGCCTGGGGGAGGTCAGTGTGCTGGAAATAAGGCAGCAGGATGCGAAGGATGGCCCCCCAGCCGCCTCGTACGCCCACTCTCATCCACCTGCCTCTTCCAGCGGAGTATCGCACTGGGACAG CTTGCCAGATGGGATTGCATGGGAGGAGGGCAGAGCTGCTTCCAATGTCCTGAATGGCGGAAAACATTTGGACAGTGGAAATGAAAGGAAGGATCATTTTAGGCCGTCCTCTCTCGCCCTTCCCAGCCCTGGACGATCACAGTCTGAAACCCCATACTTTGCCCCCGATCACCCCACGAAAAACCATCTTCACGGGAAT TGCTTGAATGTCACTCAACTGCTGTGGAATTTTGGCCTTGGACAAGCCTCACATATCACCCCGTCGCATTTTACGTTCCTGTGCCCCGCTCTCCTACACCAGATTGACAGCAGGGTCTGTCTACGACATACAGAAGAGGATGTTGTAGAAGAGGAGAGCGGCGTGCTTTTCCTTACAG CTTTGGGGTGGGGTTCTCTGGCTCTAACTCTGATTAGTCTGCCGTCCCTGCTGGCCCTGGGGGCGGTGCCCCTGCTGACCCCAGCCCTCCTACAAAGCCTCCTTTGCCCGATGGTGGCCTTGGCTGTGGGCACACTGTGTGGGGATGCCCTGCTACACCTTCTTCCTCAT GCAAACTCGGGGTCTCACTCTGCCTCGGGGATGCAGAATTCAGTGCTGAAGGGCCTGTGCGTGTTGGCAGGGCTCTATCTGCTCTTCCTGGTTGAGAGCATTATGGAGCTACACCGCCACCATAAG AATGAAAACAAGGAACCGCATAATTCAGCCCAAAATGCGACACAGGCGCGGGAGCTGGTCGCACTGCAGG GTGAGAACTCTGTGGAAGAATCCCGGCCCACTGAAAGCTCAAATGAGGCTGACTTTGAACATAGACACGAACATCCAGCCCCAAGGCATTCTGGGATGGCCAGTCtggtgtggatggtggtcacAGGGGATGGGATTCACAACTTTACCGATGGACTAGCTATTG GAACGGCTTTCTCACGGAGCCTGGCTGGGGGTCTGAGCACCACTGTGGCCGTGTTCTGCCACGAGCTGCCTCATGAGCTGG GCGACTTTGCGGTTCTGCTGGCGGCTGGCTGGCCCATTCGGAGGCTGCTTCTCTTCAGTGGGATGTCAGCGGCACTGGGACTCCTGGGCCTGGCGGTGGGCACTGTCCTGGGCCACCACTTGGCGCAGTTCTCCCCCTGGATCCTGGCAGTAACGGCTGGCGTCTTCCTGCACGTGGCACTCACTGATATG ATGCCTGAAATGCTGCATGGAGAATGTGGGCCAGTGGCACCGCTGACCTGCTTCCTTCTGCAGAATGTGGGCCTGGTGGCTGGGGTGGGCATCATGCTCTGCATTGCGCTCTTTGAAGAAGACATCGCCTTGAGCCTAGGGGACGGCTGA
- the slc39a5 gene encoding zinc transporter ZIP5 isoform X1 has protein sequence MELRKRMLLLLRCWMCLCLAAVPRTQIFCFKVNSTSSMEWSRPTLSTEKHHRHEYDFVSNDTREEATGTGYLDEAFEEQGYYLRRLFLQYGENGTLSYRGLQRLLGSLGLGEVSVLEIRQQDAKDGPPAASYAHSHPPASSSGVSHWDRSLPDGIAWEEGRAASNVLNGGKHLDSGNERKDHFRPSSLALPSPGRSQSETPYFAPDHPTKNHLHGNCLNVTQLLWNFGLGQASHITPSHFTFLCPALLHQIDSRVCLRHTEEDVVEEESGVLFLTALGWGSLALTLISLPSLLALGAVPLLTPALLQSLLCPMVALAVGTLCGDALLHLLPHANSGSHSASGMQNSVLKGLCVLAGLYLLFLVESIMELHRHHKNENKEPHNSAQNATQARELVALQGENSVEESRPTESSNEADFEHRHEHPAPRHSGMASLVWMVVTGDGIHNFTDGLAIGTAFSRSLAGGLSTTVAVFCHELPHELGDFAVLLAAGWPIRRLLLFSGMSAALGLLGLAVGTVLGHHLAQFSPWILAVTAGVFLHVALTDMMPEMLHGECGPVAPLTCFLLQNVGLVAGVGIMLCIALFEEDIALSLGDG, from the exons ATGGAGTTACGGAA GAGAATGTTGCTCTTGCTGAGATGCTGGATGTGTCTCTGTCTGGCTGCCGTTCCACGCACACAAATCTTCTGCTTCAAAGTAAATTCTACCTCAAGCATGGAATGGAGCAGGCCTACGCTTTCAACAGAAAAACACCACAGGCATGAATATGATTTTGTTTCGAATGACACCAGAGAAGAAGCCACTGGAACAGGATACCTCGATGAAGCTTTTGAAGAGCAG GGCTACTACCTACGGAGACTGTTCCTGCAATATGGTGAGAATGGCACCCTCTCCTACAGGGGCCTTCAGAGGCTGCTGGGCAGCCTGGGCCTGGGGGAGGTCAGTGTGCTGGAAATAAGGCAGCAGGATGCGAAGGATGGCCCCCCAGCCGCCTCGTACGCCCACTCTCATCCACCTGCCTCTTCCAGCGGAGTATCGCACTGGGACAG AAGCTTGCCAGATGGGATTGCATGGGAGGAGGGCAGAGCTGCTTCCAATGTCCTGAATGGCGGAAAACATTTGGACAGTGGAAATGAAAGGAAGGATCATTTTAGGCCGTCCTCTCTCGCCCTTCCCAGCCCTGGACGATCACAGTCTGAAACCCCATACTTTGCCCCCGATCACCCCACGAAAAACCATCTTCACGGGAAT TGCTTGAATGTCACTCAACTGCTGTGGAATTTTGGCCTTGGACAAGCCTCACATATCACCCCGTCGCATTTTACGTTCCTGTGCCCCGCTCTCCTACACCAGATTGACAGCAGGGTCTGTCTACGACATACAGAAGAGGATGTTGTAGAAGAGGAGAGCGGCGTGCTTTTCCTTACAG CTTTGGGGTGGGGTTCTCTGGCTCTAACTCTGATTAGTCTGCCGTCCCTGCTGGCCCTGGGGGCGGTGCCCCTGCTGACCCCAGCCCTCCTACAAAGCCTCCTTTGCCCGATGGTGGCCTTGGCTGTGGGCACACTGTGTGGGGATGCCCTGCTACACCTTCTTCCTCAT GCAAACTCGGGGTCTCACTCTGCCTCGGGGATGCAGAATTCAGTGCTGAAGGGCCTGTGCGTGTTGGCAGGGCTCTATCTGCTCTTCCTGGTTGAGAGCATTATGGAGCTACACCGCCACCATAAG AATGAAAACAAGGAACCGCATAATTCAGCCCAAAATGCGACACAGGCGCGGGAGCTGGTCGCACTGCAGG GTGAGAACTCTGTGGAAGAATCCCGGCCCACTGAAAGCTCAAATGAGGCTGACTTTGAACATAGACACGAACATCCAGCCCCAAGGCATTCTGGGATGGCCAGTCtggtgtggatggtggtcacAGGGGATGGGATTCACAACTTTACCGATGGACTAGCTATTG GAACGGCTTTCTCACGGAGCCTGGCTGGGGGTCTGAGCACCACTGTGGCCGTGTTCTGCCACGAGCTGCCTCATGAGCTGG GCGACTTTGCGGTTCTGCTGGCGGCTGGCTGGCCCATTCGGAGGCTGCTTCTCTTCAGTGGGATGTCAGCGGCACTGGGACTCCTGGGCCTGGCGGTGGGCACTGTCCTGGGCCACCACTTGGCGCAGTTCTCCCCCTGGATCCTGGCAGTAACGGCTGGCGTCTTCCTGCACGTGGCACTCACTGATATG ATGCCTGAAATGCTGCATGGAGAATGTGGGCCAGTGGCACCGCTGACCTGCTTCCTTCTGCAGAATGTGGGCCTGGTGGCTGGGGTGGGCATCATGCTCTGCATTGCGCTCTTTGAAGAAGACATCGCCTTGAGCCTAGGGGACGGCTGA
- the slc39a5 gene encoding zinc transporter ZIP10 isoform X4 — MELRKRMLLLLRCWMCLCLAAVPRTQIFCFKVNSTSSMEWSRPTLSTEKHHRHEYDFVSNDTREEATGTGYLDEAFEEQGYYLRRLFLQYGENGTLSYRGLQRLLGSLGLGEVSVLEIRQQDAKDGPPAASYAHSHPPASSSGVSHWDRSLPDGIAWEEGRAASNVLNGGKHLDSGNERKDHFRPSSLALPSPGRSQSETPYFAPDHPTKNHLHGNCLNVTQLLWNFGLGQASHITPSHFTFLCPALLHQIDSRVCLRHTEEDVVEEESGVLFLTALGWGSLALTLISLPSLLALGAVPLLTPALLQSLLCPMVALAVGTLCGDALLHLLPHANSGSHSASGMQNSVLKGLCVLAGLYLLFLVESIMELHRHHKNENKEPHNSAQNATQARELVALQGENSVEESRPTESSNEADFEHRHEHPAPRHSGMASLVWMVVTGDGIHNFTDGLAIGTAFSRSLAGGLSTTVAVFCHELPHERLCGSAGGWLAHSEAASLQWDVSGTGTPGPGGGHCPGPPLGAVLPLDPGSNGWRLPARGTH, encoded by the exons ATGGAGTTACGGAA GAGAATGTTGCTCTTGCTGAGATGCTGGATGTGTCTCTGTCTGGCTGCCGTTCCACGCACACAAATCTTCTGCTTCAAAGTAAATTCTACCTCAAGCATGGAATGGAGCAGGCCTACGCTTTCAACAGAAAAACACCACAGGCATGAATATGATTTTGTTTCGAATGACACCAGAGAAGAAGCCACTGGAACAGGATACCTCGATGAAGCTTTTGAAGAGCAG GGCTACTACCTACGGAGACTGTTCCTGCAATATGGTGAGAATGGCACCCTCTCCTACAGGGGCCTTCAGAGGCTGCTGGGCAGCCTGGGCCTGGGGGAGGTCAGTGTGCTGGAAATAAGGCAGCAGGATGCGAAGGATGGCCCCCCAGCCGCCTCGTACGCCCACTCTCATCCACCTGCCTCTTCCAGCGGAGTATCGCACTGGGACAG AAGCTTGCCAGATGGGATTGCATGGGAGGAGGGCAGAGCTGCTTCCAATGTCCTGAATGGCGGAAAACATTTGGACAGTGGAAATGAAAGGAAGGATCATTTTAGGCCGTCCTCTCTCGCCCTTCCCAGCCCTGGACGATCACAGTCTGAAACCCCATACTTTGCCCCCGATCACCCCACGAAAAACCATCTTCACGGGAAT TGCTTGAATGTCACTCAACTGCTGTGGAATTTTGGCCTTGGACAAGCCTCACATATCACCCCGTCGCATTTTACGTTCCTGTGCCCCGCTCTCCTACACCAGATTGACAGCAGGGTCTGTCTACGACATACAGAAGAGGATGTTGTAGAAGAGGAGAGCGGCGTGCTTTTCCTTACAG CTTTGGGGTGGGGTTCTCTGGCTCTAACTCTGATTAGTCTGCCGTCCCTGCTGGCCCTGGGGGCGGTGCCCCTGCTGACCCCAGCCCTCCTACAAAGCCTCCTTTGCCCGATGGTGGCCTTGGCTGTGGGCACACTGTGTGGGGATGCCCTGCTACACCTTCTTCCTCAT GCAAACTCGGGGTCTCACTCTGCCTCGGGGATGCAGAATTCAGTGCTGAAGGGCCTGTGCGTGTTGGCAGGGCTCTATCTGCTCTTCCTGGTTGAGAGCATTATGGAGCTACACCGCCACCATAAG AATGAAAACAAGGAACCGCATAATTCAGCCCAAAATGCGACACAGGCGCGGGAGCTGGTCGCACTGCAGG GTGAGAACTCTGTGGAAGAATCCCGGCCCACTGAAAGCTCAAATGAGGCTGACTTTGAACATAGACACGAACATCCAGCCCCAAGGCATTCTGGGATGGCCAGTCtggtgtggatggtggtcacAGGGGATGGGATTCACAACTTTACCGATGGACTAGCTATTG GAACGGCTTTCTCACGGAGCCTGGCTGGGGGTCTGAGCACCACTGTGGCCGTGTTCTGCCACGAGCTGCCTCATGA GCGACTTTGCGGTTCTGCTGGCGGCTGGCTGGCCCATTCGGAGGCTGCTTCTCTTCAGTGGGATGTCAGCGGCACTGGGACTCCTGGGCCTGGCGGTGGGCACTGTCCTGGGCCACCACTTGGCGCAGTTCTCCCCCTGGATCCTGGCAGTAACGGCTGGCGTCTTCCTGCACGTGGCACTCACTGA
- the slc39a5 gene encoding zinc transporter ZIP10 isoform X6, producing MELRKRMLLLLRCWMCLCLAAVPRTQIFCFKVNSTSSMEWSRPTLSTEKHHRHEYDFVSNDTREEATGTGYLDEAFEEQGYYLRRLFLQYGENGTLSYRGLQRLLGSLGLGEVSVLEIRQQDAKDGPPAASYAHSHPPASSSGVSHWDRSLPDGIAWEEGRAASNVLNGGKHLDSGNERKDHFRPSSLALPSPGRSQSETPYFAPDHPTKNHLHGNCLNVTQLLWNFGLGQASHITPSHFTFLCPALLHQIDSRVCLRHTEEDVVEEESGVLFLTALGWGSLALTLISLPSLLALGAVPLLTPALLQSLLCPMVALAVGTLCGDALLHLLPHANSGSHSASGMQNSVLKGLCVLAGLYLLFLVESIMELHRHHKNENKEPHNSAQNATQARELVALQGENSVEESRPTESSNEADFEHRHEHPAPRHSGMASLVWMVVTGDGIHNFTDGLAIGTAFSRSLAGGLSTTVAVFCHELPHELGNRSSSISLVGRR from the exons ATGGAGTTACGGAA GAGAATGTTGCTCTTGCTGAGATGCTGGATGTGTCTCTGTCTGGCTGCCGTTCCACGCACACAAATCTTCTGCTTCAAAGTAAATTCTACCTCAAGCATGGAATGGAGCAGGCCTACGCTTTCAACAGAAAAACACCACAGGCATGAATATGATTTTGTTTCGAATGACACCAGAGAAGAAGCCACTGGAACAGGATACCTCGATGAAGCTTTTGAAGAGCAG GGCTACTACCTACGGAGACTGTTCCTGCAATATGGTGAGAATGGCACCCTCTCCTACAGGGGCCTTCAGAGGCTGCTGGGCAGCCTGGGCCTGGGGGAGGTCAGTGTGCTGGAAATAAGGCAGCAGGATGCGAAGGATGGCCCCCCAGCCGCCTCGTACGCCCACTCTCATCCACCTGCCTCTTCCAGCGGAGTATCGCACTGGGACAG AAGCTTGCCAGATGGGATTGCATGGGAGGAGGGCAGAGCTGCTTCCAATGTCCTGAATGGCGGAAAACATTTGGACAGTGGAAATGAAAGGAAGGATCATTTTAGGCCGTCCTCTCTCGCCCTTCCCAGCCCTGGACGATCACAGTCTGAAACCCCATACTTTGCCCCCGATCACCCCACGAAAAACCATCTTCACGGGAAT TGCTTGAATGTCACTCAACTGCTGTGGAATTTTGGCCTTGGACAAGCCTCACATATCACCCCGTCGCATTTTACGTTCCTGTGCCCCGCTCTCCTACACCAGATTGACAGCAGGGTCTGTCTACGACATACAGAAGAGGATGTTGTAGAAGAGGAGAGCGGCGTGCTTTTCCTTACAG CTTTGGGGTGGGGTTCTCTGGCTCTAACTCTGATTAGTCTGCCGTCCCTGCTGGCCCTGGGGGCGGTGCCCCTGCTGACCCCAGCCCTCCTACAAAGCCTCCTTTGCCCGATGGTGGCCTTGGCTGTGGGCACACTGTGTGGGGATGCCCTGCTACACCTTCTTCCTCAT GCAAACTCGGGGTCTCACTCTGCCTCGGGGATGCAGAATTCAGTGCTGAAGGGCCTGTGCGTGTTGGCAGGGCTCTATCTGCTCTTCCTGGTTGAGAGCATTATGGAGCTACACCGCCACCATAAG AATGAAAACAAGGAACCGCATAATTCAGCCCAAAATGCGACACAGGCGCGGGAGCTGGTCGCACTGCAGG GTGAGAACTCTGTGGAAGAATCCCGGCCCACTGAAAGCTCAAATGAGGCTGACTTTGAACATAGACACGAACATCCAGCCCCAAGGCATTCTGGGATGGCCAGTCtggtgtggatggtggtcacAGGGGATGGGATTCACAACTTTACCGATGGACTAGCTATTG GAACGGCTTTCTCACGGAGCCTGGCTGGGGGTCTGAGCACCACTGTGGCCGTGTTCTGCCACGAGCTGCCTCATGAGCTGGGTAACCGATCCTCCAGCATTTCTCTGGTCGGCAGGCGCTGA